A part of Myxococcales bacterium genomic DNA contains:
- a CDS encoding HAMP domain-containing histidine kinase, which produces MAVTYYCAKKGYSVVFFIRLWTKKLYEGLQWSFKESEPYFATFGISVLVGVLGFYFINPVVNSDVYENIGLRIVGGILVTPLMFTQFWPLKLKKYLFIYWYLVFIYVLPFFFTFMILMNPLSNIWHLNGLICLIIMVLFVDLGSLLLLLFIGISAGFICFYVRLNGKVIVPEQLLWVLFCYLGPICYVVLFSRKREKIQQLKINNMKFVAESIAHELRTPLSSMTMAAQALGQLLPTFCHAYTLAKEAKLPVKTIAPFLQKNLEELPCVLDTVSRNANAMVTLLLANLREETKFEKLQQCSMIACIQSALSTYPFSKKERLLVNWDINQQHNDFDFIGHSELMKHVFFNLLKNALYAIAQAKKGDITISIIPASRDSEKKSGEYNKVIFMDTATGIAPNIIPHIFDRFYSNKEHGTGIGLAFCRTTLHAFNGHISCSSQQGKHTSFTLYLPLS; this is translated from the coding sequence ATGGCGGTTACTTACTATTGTGCGAAAAAAGGTTATAGCGTAGTGTTTTTTATTCGTTTATGGACAAAAAAACTTTATGAAGGTTTGCAGTGGTCTTTTAAGGAATCAGAACCCTACTTTGCCACCTTTGGCATTTCTGTACTTGTGGGCGTGCTGGGTTTTTATTTTATTAACCCTGTTGTTAATAGCGACGTATACGAAAACATAGGGCTACGAATAGTTGGTGGTATTTTAGTAACTCCTCTCATGTTCACTCAATTTTGGCCACTTAAATTAAAAAAATATTTATTCATCTATTGGTATCTCGTTTTTATTTATGTTTTACCCTTCTTTTTTACTTTCATGATCCTGATGAACCCATTATCTAATATTTGGCATCTTAATGGCCTTATTTGCTTAATCATCATGGTATTATTCGTTGATCTAGGTTCACTATTACTTTTATTGTTTATCGGTATTTCTGCGGGTTTCATTTGTTTTTATGTCCGCTTAAACGGCAAAGTAATAGTCCCTGAACAACTCTTGTGGGTTTTATTTTGTTACTTAGGTCCTATTTGCTATGTCGTCTTATTTTCACGTAAGCGTGAAAAAATCCAGCAACTAAAAATTAACAATATGAAATTCGTCGCTGAATCAATTGCTCATGAGCTACGCACTCCTCTCTCTTCAATGACTATGGCTGCACAAGCTTTAGGGCAACTTTTACCTACTTTTTGTCATGCATATACACTGGCCAAAGAAGCAAAACTACCGGTAAAAACAATTGCTCCTTTTTTGCAAAAAAATCTTGAAGAATTACCTTGCGTGTTGGACACCGTGAGCAGAAATGCTAACGCGATGGTAACTTTATTACTGGCCAATCTACGTGAAGAAACTAAATTTGAAAAATTGCAACAATGCAGCATGATTGCCTGCATACAATCTGCATTGAGCACGTATCCTTTTTCAAAAAAAGAAAGACTATTGGTAAATTGGGATATTAATCAACAACACAACGACTTTGATTTTATTGGTCATAGTGAACTCATGAAACATGTTTTCTTCAATCTTTTAAAAAATGCACTTTATGCTATAGCTCAAGCTAAGAAAGGAGATATTACGATCTCTATAATTCCTGCCTCAAGGGATTCTGAAAAAAAATCCGGCGAATATAACAAAGTGATATTTATGGATACAGCTACAGGAATAGCTCCTAATATTATCCCTCACATCTTTGATCGCTTCTATTCAAATAAAGAACATGGCACAGGTATTGGCTTGGCATTTTGTCGTACAACGTTACATGCCTTTAATGGACATATATCCTGCTCTTCACAACAAGGAAAACACACTTCGTTTACCCTATATCTTCCTCTTAGTTAA
- a CDS encoding transposase: protein MLLSKIALPIEIFLTVNRGKNTGFERVLTSFEKKCLRARGLIETVNDQLKNIFQIEHTRHRSIRAFFVSVLAGLAAYTFRPAKPKMA, encoded by the coding sequence TTGCTACTTTCAAAAATAGCACTACCTATTGAAATCTTTTTAACGGTAAATCGAGGTAAAAATACTGGCTTTGAACGCGTGTTAACATCGTTTGAGAAAAAATGTTTGAGAGCCAGAGGATTAATTGAAACGGTAAACGATCAGCTAAAAAACATCTTCCAAATCGAGCATACGAGACACCGTTCAATCAGAGCATTCTTTGTCAGCGTGCTTGCAGGTCTTGCCGCATATACTTTCAGACCGGCAAAACCAAAAATGGCTTAA
- a CDS encoding transposase, with translation MGRPRIKGKRIKRPITVVSESEPKEAIVSWYGGKSRNVGLISGTGLWYRAAKGVVKVRWVYVQDRSGTHREEYLYSTDVNLTPEQIVSLYTSRWAIEVTFQECKEHLRLEKTRVWCKNSVLTLVPIIFGFYSVIVVFYHQHRGSLSKFNTTTWWPQKTLYHILRYALKHSYLSVEAAPIFKQASIHAPVDIQIKT, from the coding sequence ATGGGTCGTCCACGGATCAAGGGAAAAAGGATAAAAAGACCAATAACAGTAGTATCTGAAAGCGAACCAAAAGAGGCCATTGTCTCGTGGTATGGGGGCAAGTCACGGAATGTTGGACTCATAAGTGGTACTGGGCTTTGGTATCGCGCAGCAAAAGGTGTTGTCAAAGTTCGTTGGGTATATGTCCAGGACAGAAGTGGTACCCACCGTGAAGAATATCTCTATTCTACCGATGTCAATCTTACTCCAGAACAAATAGTATCTCTCTATACAAGCCGGTGGGCGATAGAGGTGACCTTCCAGGAGTGCAAAGAGCACCTTAGGCTTGAAAAAACCCGAGTTTGGTGCAAAAATTCTGTGCTCACTTTAGTACCTATAATATTTGGTTTCTATAGTGTGATAGTCGTTTTTTATCACCAACATCGAGGTAGTTTATCAAAGTTTAATACCACTACTTGGTGGCCTCAAAAAACGCTGTATCACATTCTTAGATATGCTCTTAAACATTCGTATTTATCTGTGGAGGCAGCACCTATTTTTAAACAGGCCAGTATTCATGCGCCTGTGGATATTCAAATCAAAACATGA
- a CDS encoding divalent-cation tolerance protein CutA, translating to MIQEHNKIVVALATFPKKQDWKKFFTQIIEHELAACINIVNDATSIYRYKKQLCIDEEVIAIIKLSSKKQNDLEEFFKKNHPYEVFELLFFNIQSGFPAYLDFVLEHI from the coding sequence ATGATTCAAGAACATAACAAAATAGTGGTGGCTTTAGCCACCTTTCCTAAAAAACAAGATTGGAAGAAATTTTTCACCCAAATTATTGAGCATGAATTAGCGGCATGCATAAACATTGTGAACGATGCCACCAGCATTTACCGATATAAAAAACAATTATGCATAGACGAAGAAGTCATTGCCATTATTAAGCTCAGCTCAAAAAAGCAAAATGATTTAGAAGAATTTTTCAAAAAAAATCATCCCTATGAAGTTTTTGAACTATTATTTTTTAATATCCAAAGTGGATTTCCTGCTTATCTTGATTTTGTATTAGAGCATATCTAA
- a CDS encoding aldehyde dehydrogenase family protein, whose protein sequence is MTTALNLLSPEAKEFALKPCLHFIDGKMRTSVSKKTNDILDPSDGKKITVAAQAGQEEIDDAIASARKAFKNSEWSYMSPSQRGKILWRIGDLIDEHGDILGQLESLDNGKPYKLARFGDITRASETFRYYAGWASKLDGRYINIAHAGMNTFNASVRHEAIGVVGQIIPWNVPLVMAAWKLAPALAVGCTSVLKPAEQTPLTATYLAQILQKAGLPEGVVNIVHGDGYSGSLLSEHSGIDKIAFTGSAEVGKLVVKAASTNLKKVSLELGGKSPHIIFADADLETAIPAAARAIFSNCGQACSAGSRLFIERSVFDQVVEGVVSIAKKLHIGPGMALGSELGPLISAAQLKTVRGYIDQGVKEGAYALCGLEAYESEGYFVRPVVFVNTKKEMTIRREEIFGPVLCAQAFDDEEEMLSEANNTHYGLAAGVWTNDLSKAHRISTALRAGSVYVNCYQVSDVNMPFGGYKQSGWGRELGPDALSLYTETKSVCMALSK, encoded by the coding sequence ATGACCACTGCACTTAATCTATTAAGCCCTGAGGCTAAAGAATTTGCTTTAAAACCATGTTTGCATTTTATTGATGGAAAGATGAGGACGTCAGTTTCAAAAAAAACTAATGATATTCTAGACCCCAGTGATGGGAAAAAAATTACTGTTGCCGCGCAAGCTGGCCAAGAAGAAATAGATGATGCGATAGCAAGTGCACGCAAGGCTTTTAAAAATAGTGAATGGTCATACATGTCGCCAAGTCAGCGAGGAAAAATTCTTTGGCGTATAGGTGATCTTATTGATGAACACGGAGATATTCTAGGTCAGCTTGAATCTCTTGATAATGGCAAACCTTATAAACTTGCTCGTTTCGGTGATATCACTCGTGCCTCTGAAACTTTTCGCTACTATGCAGGGTGGGCAAGCAAACTTGATGGCAGATACATAAATATTGCTCATGCTGGCATGAATACCTTTAACGCTTCGGTGCGGCATGAAGCTATTGGAGTGGTAGGACAGATTATTCCGTGGAATGTTCCTTTGGTGATGGCGGCTTGGAAACTAGCACCGGCTTTGGCAGTAGGGTGCACTTCAGTTTTAAAACCCGCCGAGCAAACTCCGCTTACGGCTACATATTTGGCACAAATTCTGCAAAAAGCAGGTTTGCCCGAAGGTGTAGTCAATATTGTTCATGGTGATGGCTATAGTGGATCTTTGTTGAGCGAGCACAGTGGCATAGATAAAATTGCCTTTACCGGCTCTGCCGAAGTTGGAAAATTGGTGGTGAAAGCGGCAAGCACTAATTTGAAAAAAGTTTCATTGGAGCTGGGTGGTAAATCTCCTCATATTATTTTTGCTGATGCTGATCTTGAAACAGCTATTCCTGCAGCAGCCAGAGCTATTTTTTCAAACTGCGGACAAGCGTGCAGCGCAGGATCACGATTATTTATTGAAAGATCTGTTTTTGATCAGGTTGTTGAAGGTGTAGTTAGTATTGCCAAAAAACTTCACATAGGTCCAGGAATGGCGCTCGGCAGTGAACTTGGACCACTTATTTCGGCTGCACAATTAAAAACCGTTCGTGGATATATAGATCAAGGAGTAAAGGAGGGGGCTTATGCACTGTGTGGATTAGAAGCCTATGAAAGTGAGGGATATTTTGTGCGTCCGGTTGTGTTTGTTAATACAAAAAAAGAAATGACTATTAGGCGCGAAGAAATTTTTGGCCCGGTGTTGTGTGCTCAAGCTTTTGATGACGAAGAAGAAATGTTGAGCGAGGCAAACAATACTCATTATGGTCTTGCGGCCGGCGTATGGACCAATGACTTGAGCAAAGCGCATAGAATCTCGACCGCCCTACGCGCGGGGAGTGTGTATGTGAATTGTTATCAAGTAAGCGATGTCAACATGCCTTTTGGCGGCTATAAACAGTCTGGATGGGGGCGAGAGCTTGGGCCCGATGCACTCTCTTTGTATACAGAGACTAAAAGTGTATGCATGGCGCTTTCCAAATGA
- a CDS encoding GNAT family N-acetyltransferase, whose translation MKKTIEHQKNPSDIDISFLTQNINHETSEHGEAFPFAFFIKDNNKKIIAGANGFVIYGSIYTDQLWVQKEYRGQGYAKEIMENIHKLGRQNNCRIATIQTMNFQNAKKFYESLGYKEDFKRLGYINDSYCIFMKKLL comes from the coding sequence ATGAAGAAAACTATTGAACATCAAAAAAATCCAAGCGACATTGATATTTCGTTCTTAACTCAAAACATTAATCATGAAACTTCTGAGCATGGGGAAGCTTTTCCATTTGCTTTTTTTATAAAAGACAATAACAAAAAAATTATTGCTGGCGCCAATGGATTTGTGATTTACGGGAGCATATACACTGATCAGCTATGGGTTCAAAAGGAATATCGAGGTCAAGGATATGCCAAAGAAATCATGGAAAATATACATAAACTGGGTAGGCAAAATAATTGTCGTATTGCAACAATACAAACAATGAATTTTCAAAACGCTAAAAAATTCTATGAAAGCCTGGGTTATAAAGAAGATTTCAAACGTCTCGGGTATATTAACGATAGTTACTGTATTTTTATGAAGAAGCTCTTGTAA
- a CDS encoding phospholipase D family protein, translating to MFRLLATTINILALVGLSILAKDKIIYYAHKYIPLSAAQNSQALPQPRDVEVAFSPNGGGTTTIVRALSQAKNSIFVGAYSFTSKAIAQALLQAKKRGVTIKIILDKSQLSAKYSSSRFFTNQGFNIRIDKKHAIYHNKVMIIDKHTVITGSFNFTQAAENKNAENVLILRHSPQLANSYLANWQTHWNHSDSITRAQ from the coding sequence ATGTTTCGACTTTTAGCCACCACCATAAATATTTTAGCTCTCGTGGGTTTGAGCATCCTAGCAAAAGACAAAATCATATATTACGCCCACAAATACATCCCTTTGAGTGCGGCTCAAAACTCACAAGCTTTGCCTCAGCCACGAGATGTTGAAGTAGCATTTAGCCCTAATGGTGGAGGTACAACAACAATTGTACGTGCTCTATCCCAAGCAAAAAACTCTATTTTTGTGGGAGCTTATAGCTTTACTTCCAAAGCCATCGCTCAGGCTTTACTTCAGGCCAAAAAACGTGGTGTGACCATAAAAATAATTTTGGATAAGTCGCAGCTTTCTGCCAAATATTCTTCAAGCCGCTTTTTTACCAACCAAGGATTTAATATTCGCATTGATAAAAAACACGCTATTTATCATAACAAAGTGATGATCATTGATAAACACACTGTCATCACTGGCTCTTTTAATTTCACTCAGGCTGCCGAAAACAAAAATGCAGAGAATGTTTTAATTTTAAGGCACTCCCCTCAGCTAGCCAACTCTTACTTAGCCAATTGGCAAACTCACTGGAATCACTCAGATAGTATTACTCGTGCTCAATAA
- a CDS encoding transposase, whose product MSHLYETCLSDAAWEVIEPIFPADLKNGRLRFYSVRSIVDAILYILKNGCK is encoded by the coding sequence ATGTCACACTTGTATGAAACCTGTTTATCAGATGCGGCCTGGGAAGTAATAGAACCCATTTTTCCTGCAGATTTAAAAAATGGCAGACTTCGATTCTATAGCGTGCGAAGCATAGTTGATGCCATTTTGTATATTTTGAAAAATGGTTGCAAGTAG
- a CDS encoding DUF4215 domain-containing protein, with amino-acid sequence MQLISAKTPKIIIAAVTTISLLNCSSKNISFEPDIIDASDYIVSKLDHITQKKVKKTKKKDDSSPAPKTHFPLPPPQKRPLSKPDKNSDDLKHSQCGDGIIGPKEQCDDGNRRSGDGCSSRCKKERCGDGIVNNIDENCDDGNSDDNDGCNKKCQSELSFYQSYRNKLEVGNSHTCFKSQNNWRLKCWGSNEQGELGQENKDSISNGVGIEIKEARTIHIGRGISTALIAAGGNNTSKFTCLVTSAGTLKCFGDNSFGQLGRGDTIAVGANKDEMGKGLSKVALGFARSVKDVDAGSQHVCVVLDNSSIQCFGRNNYGQLGLGDTNNRGDEPGEMGLALPFVNLGVALRAQHVALGQDFSCALIENGQIKCWGRNDSGQLGQSHTKTIGSTAQHMGKNLLPIDLGEGRIATQVAAGAKHVCALLDDSSLKCFGNNNFGQLGQGNTNNIGDEESEMGDKLLAINLGTHHKVLQVALGDNHSCALLDGGSLKCFGNNSFGQLGQGNTNNIGDEADEMGDTLLAVDLGTQRTAKLVAAGGNTTCVILDNDELKCFGQNTDGQLGQGNTNNLGDEENEMGDNLLPIQLGY; translated from the coding sequence ATGCAATTAATTTCGGCGAAGACACCCAAAATTATTATTGCTGCCGTTACAACAATTAGCCTACTAAACTGTTCTTCAAAAAATATTTCTTTTGAACCTGATATTATTGACGCAAGCGACTATATCGTTAGTAAGCTTGATCACATTACACAAAAGAAAGTAAAAAAAACAAAGAAGAAAGATGATTCTTCACCTGCTCCAAAAACTCATTTTCCTCTTCCACCCCCACAAAAACGACCACTATCAAAACCGGACAAAAACTCAGATGATCTAAAACATAGTCAATGCGGAGATGGAATCATTGGCCCCAAAGAGCAATGTGATGATGGCAACCGCCGCTCTGGTGATGGCTGCAGCAGCAGATGCAAAAAAGAACGCTGTGGCGATGGTATCGTCAATAACATCGATGAAAATTGTGACGATGGCAATTCAGATGACAACGATGGCTGCAATAAAAAATGCCAAAGCGAATTAAGTTTCTATCAAAGCTATCGAAACAAATTAGAAGTGGGCAATTCTCACACCTGTTTTAAATCTCAAAATAATTGGCGTTTAAAATGTTGGGGCTCCAATGAGCAAGGCGAACTTGGCCAAGAGAATAAAGACAGCATTAGCAATGGCGTGGGAATAGAGATTAAAGAAGCTCGCACTATTCATATAGGACGAGGAATTTCTACCGCTTTGATTGCCGCAGGGGGAAATAACACCAGCAAATTCACATGCCTGGTTACCAGTGCAGGCACACTTAAATGTTTCGGAGACAATTCCTTTGGTCAACTGGGGCGTGGAGATACCATTGCTGTTGGCGCTAATAAGGATGAAATGGGCAAGGGTTTGAGTAAAGTTGCACTTGGATTTGCTCGTAGCGTTAAAGATGTTGATGCAGGCAGCCAACATGTTTGTGTTGTTTTAGATAACAGTAGCATTCAATGCTTTGGCAGAAATAACTATGGGCAACTTGGTTTGGGCGACACCAATAATCGTGGAGATGAACCTGGTGAAATGGGTCTTGCCCTCCCTTTTGTTAACCTTGGCGTTGCCCTCAGAGCACAGCATGTGGCTCTTGGACAAGATTTTAGCTGTGCCCTCATCGAGAACGGACAAATTAAATGTTGGGGCCGCAATGACTCTGGTCAGCTTGGGCAATCGCATACCAAAACGATTGGCAGCACGGCCCAACACATGGGGAAAAATTTACTTCCTATTGACTTAGGAGAAGGAAGAATTGCTACACAAGTTGCCGCGGGAGCAAAACATGTGTGCGCTCTTCTCGATGATAGCTCACTCAAATGCTTTGGTAATAATAACTTTGGTCAACTGGGGCAAGGAAATACAAATAATATCGGTGATGAAGAAAGTGAAATGGGTGACAAACTTTTGGCCATCAACTTGGGAACTCACCATAAAGTTCTTCAAGTAGCTCTGGGTGATAATCATAGCTGCGCACTGCTTGATGGTGGCTCACTCAAATGTTTTGGCAACAACAGTTTTGGCCAACTGGGGCAAGGAAATACAAATAATATCGGTGATGAAGCAGATGAAATGGGCGATACACTCTTAGCAGTAGATTTGGGAACACAACGCACAGCAAAACTAGTTGCTGCAGGAGGAAATACCACCTGCGTTATCCTCGATAATGATGAGCTCAAATGTTTTGGACAAAATACGGATGGGCAACTTGGGCAAGGTAATACAAACAATCTTGGTGACGAAGAAAATGAAATGGGCGATAATCTTTTGCCTATTCAATTGGGATACTGA
- a CDS encoding DUF2213 domain-containing protein — protein sequence MKEVIRFDFNGNPNSFKHAAQGFLRVNARLNKTGVFSYRDGREHRGESEVFRADSLESLKGEPVTDLHPSEKGGDNFLTPANAKEHIVGLVFGKL from the coding sequence ATGAAAGAAGTAATAAGATTTGATTTTAATGGCAACCCGAATAGTTTTAAGCACGCAGCGCAAGGTTTTTTGCGGGTCAATGCGCGCTTAAACAAAACAGGGGTTTTTAGCTATCGTGACGGTCGGGAGCATCGCGGTGAGAGCGAGGTTTTTCGTGCTGATTCGTTAGAATCGCTCAAGGGTGAGCCAGTCACCGATTTACATCCATCAGAAAAAGGCGGCGATAATTTTTTAACGCCCGCTAATGCCAAAGAGCACATCGTAGGCCTAGTGTTCGGGAAGCTGTAA
- a CDS encoding ankyrin repeat domain-containing protein: protein MIRIIFPFLLFSTFFQVQLAFSGDYNGEMVDNVSVYTEKFLRLIFENLNVAKNTELSDEDKVKNNQSINQEIFSLLNGLDREARESVVNVEFLEISEDEKKSDTIRTPIQYALLAKNMELVSRLADEGADMFCIPKNGNSLFHLALIDLDILKKLIEIVKEKKVVDQIRDRHAKVIMYAIYEKKFDHLKFLMSEGNPFHKFVNSTELGLSPLHIAVGEGHSEAVRILLEAGANVFLKAGKDEVQPIHVAAAHGDVNSYSLIEKQIEVEMEKKGEANKEKFFAPLTKESFMTPAHFAAFRGNAKILRLLLNKTCVNLNWQNMSGMTPLHFAVSKSHTKCVKAILVHQPDLFVKDSMYNDVIDYAGHKNTYGCGALLVNYINSFHDEIKNTYRNLNLLEVKMWWLVSSIIDREEQDEEVTKIVVHTNPTFNEFIEDLKKIREELFRTAKLVKDLNGEKKWHKFKLPYLEFKSEEGDSYGPAIFRDYLNKGAKLIFDNEKDIFLSADGGTSYGFAHRDGEISKDSEIIELIGVFTALAILYHPAHLPFAPYVYKSVAGEKLSVEDFIDESVYNRLIEFEKLTSEELEEMQIPVEWRIQLSRGENGIKDVVLVESAEFLTKENFPIYKRNLTRLLMSGGNRFELIKAFKKGFYTLIPKFFLKTNLKELNSNLFSSKELVDIIAELPIDADEWKKYTEYESDGVEGSLQVQWFWNFVRRSDNDTRKKLLQFCTGSARLYIGGFKSMKLSGTPFSIELARDKEMVFPQVRACFYELVLPQVEDEETFYKNISFAIENCEEFSFI, encoded by the coding sequence ATGATAAGAATTATTTTTCCTTTTTTATTGTTTTCAACTTTTTTCCAGGTTCAGCTAGCATTTAGTGGAGATTACAATGGCGAGATGGTGGACAATGTTTCTGTTTATACAGAGAAATTTTTAAGACTCATTTTTGAAAATCTAAATGTAGCAAAAAATACAGAGCTCAGCGACGAAGATAAAGTTAAAAATAATCAATCAATCAATCAAGAAATATTTAGCCTACTAAACGGCCTTGACCGTGAAGCAAGAGAGTCAGTAGTCAATGTGGAGTTTCTAGAAATTAGTGAAGACGAGAAGAAGTCAGACACTATAAGGACACCGATTCAATATGCGTTATTAGCCAAAAACATGGAGTTAGTTTCACGATTGGCCGATGAAGGTGCTGATATGTTTTGTATTCCCAAAAATGGGAATTCATTATTTCATTTGGCATTAATAGACTTGGATATATTAAAAAAACTCATAGAAATTGTTAAAGAGAAAAAGGTGGTAGACCAAATTAGGGATCGCCATGCAAAGGTGATTATGTATGCAATTTATGAAAAAAAATTTGATCACTTAAAATTCTTAATGTCTGAAGGAAACCCATTCCATAAATTTGTTAACAGCACCGAATTGGGTCTTTCGCCGTTGCATATTGCTGTTGGAGAAGGTCACTCGGAAGCCGTCAGAATTTTGCTGGAGGCGGGAGCGAATGTTTTTCTTAAGGCAGGAAAGGATGAAGTTCAGCCAATTCATGTTGCAGCCGCTCATGGAGATGTTAATAGTTATTCACTTATAGAAAAACAAATAGAAGTTGAGATGGAAAAAAAAGGCGAAGCAAACAAAGAAAAGTTTTTTGCTCCGCTGACAAAAGAGTCTTTTATGACTCCAGCGCACTTTGCAGCATTTAGAGGGAATGCAAAAATTTTGCGCCTTCTATTAAATAAAACCTGCGTTAATCTTAATTGGCAAAATATGTCAGGAATGACGCCGCTTCATTTCGCGGTTAGCAAGAGCCATACGAAGTGTGTTAAGGCTATTCTTGTTCATCAACCCGATCTTTTTGTAAAAGATAGTATGTATAATGATGTTATTGATTATGCTGGCCATAAAAACACATATGGTTGCGGCGCACTGCTTGTGAATTATATAAATTCTTTTCACGATGAAATAAAAAATACGTATAGGAATCTCAATCTGCTTGAGGTGAAAATGTGGTGGTTGGTTTCATCGATTATCGATCGAGAAGAGCAGGATGAGGAGGTAACTAAGATAGTTGTTCACACCAATCCAACATTTAATGAGTTCATAGAAGATCTAAAAAAAATTCGAGAAGAACTTTTCAGGACTGCAAAGTTGGTTAAAGATCTTAACGGCGAAAAAAAGTGGCATAAGTTTAAACTTCCGTACTTGGAATTCAAATCAGAAGAAGGGGATTCTTATGGACCGGCGATTTTTAGAGATTACTTAAACAAAGGCGCCAAATTAATTTTTGACAATGAAAAGGATATTTTTTTGAGCGCCGATGGTGGAACAAGTTATGGGTTTGCTCACCGTGACGGAGAGATTTCCAAGGACTCCGAAATAATAGAGCTCATAGGAGTTTTTACGGCTCTAGCAATTCTTTATCATCCTGCTCACTTACCTTTTGCTCCGTATGTATATAAATCCGTTGCTGGAGAAAAGCTTTCTGTAGAAGATTTCATTGATGAGAGTGTTTATAATCGGTTGATTGAGTTTGAGAAGCTTACTAGTGAAGAGCTTGAGGAAATGCAAATTCCAGTTGAGTGGCGCATTCAGCTCAGTCGAGGCGAAAACGGCATTAAAGACGTTGTTCTGGTTGAGTCAGCGGAATTTCTTACCAAAGAAAACTTTCCAATTTATAAGAGGAACCTCACGAGACTCTTGATGAGCGGAGGAAACAGGTTTGAGCTTATTAAGGCGTTTAAAAAAGGGTTTTATACACTGATTCCGAAATTCTTTTTAAAGACCAATTTGAAAGAGTTAAATAGCAACTTATTTTCGTCTAAGGAACTTGTAGATATTATTGCTGAGTTGCCAATTGATGCTGATGAGTGGAAAAAATATACCGAGTATGAATCAGATGGAGTGGAGGGGTCCTTGCAAGTGCAGTGGTTTTGGAACTTTGTTCGCAGGAGCGACAATGATACTCGAAAAAAGTTATTACAATTCTGCACTGGTTCGGCGCGTCTTTATATTGGGGGCTTCAAGAGCATGAAGTTAAGCGGAACACCATTTTCTATTGAACTTGCGCGAGATAAAGAAATGGTGTTTCCACAGGTTCGTGCATGCTTTTATGAACTAGTTCTCCCTCAGGTTGAGGATGAAGAAACGTTTTATAAAAATATTTCCTTCGCTATTGAAAATTGTGAAGAATTTTCATTTATTTAA
- a CDS encoding succinate dehydrogenase/fumarate reductase iron-sulfur subunit — translation MKSFNVTLKIWRQASKNDKGEFVTLEAEVSPDMSFLEMLDGVNETLISEGKEPVAFESDCREGICGACSLVINGIPHGPSPGTTTCQLHMRSFKAGDTITVEPFRAQAFPTVKDLVVERSAFDRIIQAGGFISANTGGAQDANSILVSQKIAEKAFDAAACIGCGACVAACKNASAMLFVSAKVSHLAHLPQGHPERKDRVENMIMTMEQEQFGSCTNTLECEAVCPKEINTEVIGKLNQELMKAMVSGK, via the coding sequence ATGAAAAGTTTTAACGTTACCCTTAAAATTTGGCGCCAGGCCTCAAAAAATGACAAAGGTGAGTTTGTTACACTTGAAGCAGAAGTATCTCCTGATATGTCATTTTTAGAAATGCTTGATGGCGTAAACGAAACACTGATTAGCGAAGGAAAAGAGCCCGTTGCTTTTGAGTCCGATTGCCGAGAAGGTATTTGCGGAGCATGTTCTTTGGTCATTAACGGTATACCTCATGGTCCAAGTCCGGGTACTACAACATGCCAACTACATATGCGCTCATTTAAAGCCGGCGACACAATTACAGTTGAGCCATTTCGTGCTCAAGCATTTCCTACCGTAAAAGATCTTGTTGTTGAGCGCAGTGCTTTTGATCGCATTATTCAGGCGGGTGGTTTTATATCAGCCAATACTGGTGGTGCTCAAGACGCTAATAGTATCCTTGTTAGTCAAAAAATAGCAGAAAAAGCATTTGATGCAGCGGCATGCATAGGTTGCGGTGCCTGTGTCGCTGCATGCAAAAATGCTTCAGCCATGTTATTTGTGAGTGCCAAAGTAAGCCACCTAGCTCATTTGCCCCAGGGACATCCCGAACGCAAGGATCGTGTTGAAAATATGATTATGACTATGGAGCAAGAACAATTTGGTTCATGTACCAATACGCTTGAATGCGAAGCCGTCTGTCCAAAAGAAATCAATACAGAAGTCATAGGTAAACTGAATCAAGAGCTTATGAAAGCTATGGTAAGCGGCAAATAA